In Ascaphus truei isolate aAscTru1 chromosome 2, aAscTru1.hap1, whole genome shotgun sequence, the genomic stretch tttaagaaagaacattctggatgaaatgtggcgcttttatccaattacagatcctgtaatgaaaggcgttcgagactgcattaatggcgttttgcgccatgcaaggaatcggccatggacggacaatgtggtggactttctggattaatcacgggaactgtaagaccatactgttgtgctgaactgtgctgtactgtacatgttttgacctgctgtacataaataaagaagatgttgttgtgtgttttttaacttgtatttatacagaaatgttttaacttgctgtacacacacacaggacctgcacaattccagtccctgaggggcGCAAACAGGGCCTGTCtggtgcccttgaggactgtagtgatgcaggcctgactgactgttttgcacaccatcccactgtactctatactgtatgtttctttaataaagtagatgttgcgttttgtatactgtattttatgaataaataatttttttaatcacaggtaagaccatactgttgtgctgaactgtattgtacatgttttgacctgctgtacttaaataaagaagatgttgttgtgtgttttttaacttgtatttatacagaaatgttttaacttgctgtacatacacaaaggacctgcacaattccagtccctgagggccacaaacaggcatggttttcaaggttgtcctgaaaaccgggcctgtctgctgccctcgagcactgtactggtgcagactgttttgcacaccatcccactgtatatgttttgacttgccgttctttgataaaggagatgttgcggtttgtatattttatgaataaagaatttgtttttaaaacatgtgactgtaaaccatactgactgactgtaaatgtttttactttctatacataaatgttttcacaactgtagcagtaaaccaggcctgcacaactcgtaaagtgcggagggccgaactgctccaaggaaaaaaaaattgggccgcacgggtaaaatcatcatcatcatcgtcatcatcatcatcgtctctcctccagcacctctcatcatcatcctgcacctcccatcactctcccccccctgcatctcccatcactctccccccctgcacctcccatcactctccccccctgcacctcccatcactctccccaccctgcacctcccatcactctcccccctgcacctcccatcactctcccccccctgccactcccatcactctcccccccctgccactcccatcactctcccccccctgcacctcacaagaAAAACAGAGTCCGTCGTACGTGTAAAACAGCATATATTATTCAAAATAACACAATGTTTTcttgaaacaaaattacatttaaaatactttaactCAAAGTAACTAATTTCCTAACATCTGAAACTTAATGAGAGGTATTACACCTCTTTATAGCAACAAGCTTGTTGTATTCCGGGGTCATATTTGTAGTAGACGTCTTCAAAATGTCTTCCAAATTGTCATTTGTCAGACAAGAACGTAGTTTGTTTTTGTTCAAATTCATGATTGAGAACGTTTGCTCACAAATGTAGGTACTGCCAAAAATGCAGAACATTTCCATTGCAGCGTCAATAAGATTTGGATACTTTTCACGGTCTAAACTCCTGTAGAATTCCTGCAGACTGCTTTCTCTGTGCTTATTTCTGTACTCCGTCGAAAACTGAAGATCAATAATGTTAAACTGCAACTGGAATGGCAATTCTGCTGGATCCACTGAAAAGGGATCTTCAATCATCCTCAATTTAATGTCTTCTTCGTTAGACAATGTGAGTCTTCTGTCAAATTCTTCAATCAGACCACCAATTTGCATAGCATATTTTTGTCCTAGCTCGGTGTGCTTGTGCTGAGGGATATGCTGTGCACAAGTGGGAAAGTGACACATTGCACCTTCCAACAGCTGACTTCTGCAAATCTTCAATCTCACTTGGAAAGCCTTCACTGCTGCATACAGTTGAAATATAAGCTTATTTTTTCCCTGAAGTTCAATGTTGAGGTAATTTAGATGTGTTGTAATGTCACAAAAGAAGAAAAGATCATGATTCCAGGACTCATCTTCAAGCTCAGGAAATTTTCTTGGTTCTTGTTCTAAGAATTGGACTACTTCCTCTTTCAAAGCAACGAAACGCTGGAGCACTCGTCCTCGACTCAACCACCTCACATCCATATGGTAAAGTAGGTCGCTGCACTCGGCGTCTACCTCTTCCAGAAAAGCTCGGAATGTCCTATGTTTCAGTCCTCTAGAATGGAGGTAGTTAACAATAGAAACTACCACTGACATTAC encodes the following:
- the LOC142488158 gene encoding general transcription factor II-I repeat domain-containing protein 2-like, producing the protein MTFLFPTTTAAMCDKKKRKLESENRSFNPEWTNKYFFTMFREKILCLVCREKVAVPKEYNIRRHFETKHPEVASLDANEKKIKAAHFVKRLDAEQQVFKKVNTESEAATKVSFEISMEIAAAGKSYSEGDFIKKCMLIAVSGLCPQKKETFENISLSRMTVQRRIADISTNLTDQLKQKASEFRFYSLAMDESTDLKNTAQLLIFIRGVDGNFEITEELVGMCSMTGRTTGKEISTEVIKCVNDKLGIGYENLVAICTDGAPAMCGKHVGAVTLIEQFIGRQITKHHCIIHLQVLCSKVLKLDYVMSVVVSIVNYLHSRGLKHRTFRAFLEEVDAECSDLLYHMDVRWLSRGRVLQRFVALKEEVVQFLEQEPRKFPELEDESWNHDLFFFCDITTHLNYLNIELQGKNKLIFQLYAAVKAFQVRLKICRSQLLEGAMCHFPTCAQHIPQHKHTELGQKYAMQIGGLIEEFDRRLTLSNEEDIKLRMIEDPFSVDPAELPFQLQFNIIDLQFSTEYRNKHRESSLQEFYRSLDREKYPNLIDAAMEMFCIFGSTYICEQTFSIMNLNKNKLRSCLTNDNLEDILKTSTTNMTPEYNKLVAIKRCNTSH